In Deltaproteobacteria bacterium, a genomic segment contains:
- a CDS encoding NAD(P)H-dependent oxidoreductase gives MRKRTTKVTALSGSIRSRYPVEHFNRKLPQLKSFAGVYEHIYSLSSKNSISNTEGIVIAASFGAMEQGCDIDLFRLVDLFPREPDRPISPDACPSLESSIRACQGLIIGTPVYFGDRSSLVESAFDLIAGLGYLPLKGKVAGFVSVGAKRNGGQETTNVLGLQVCLSLGANLVGNGPPTSQYGGTAVAGNPGAILDDNFGLQTSYGTGSRVAVLSQILPIHELPSYKPRVMVLYPKRPTVEIQERIEHLVSVNAEIDAVFLEDFKLGRCLGCIACPNPTPNESVCVQTDDMVEIRERMLRSEGMLIVDAPGRRIDGAKYQIFVERTRSMRRNNFELSNLPIGLIQFSSVFSGSLFFLRGTNFALRHNAIMIGPGFRGTPPNHRCDDNDELAGYIDHFVDQVIRYRPMRLDCLSNLRYEAVGYL, from the coding sequence ATGCGGAAACGCACAACAAAGGTCACGGCTTTATCCGGGAGTATCCGCAGCAGGTACCCGGTCGAGCATTTCAACAGAAAACTGCCGCAGCTCAAAAGTTTTGCGGGAGTGTACGAACATATTTACTCGCTGTCTTCTAAGAACAGCATCAGCAACACGGAAGGCATCGTGATCGCCGCTTCTTTCGGCGCGATGGAACAGGGCTGTGATATTGACTTGTTTCGATTGGTAGACTTGTTTCCACGAGAACCGGATCGGCCGATATCTCCTGACGCCTGTCCGAGCCTGGAAAGCTCCATCAGAGCCTGTCAGGGATTGATCATCGGTACACCAGTGTACTTCGGAGACAGATCTTCTTTGGTTGAATCCGCCTTTGATCTGATTGCCGGGTTGGGCTACCTCCCGCTCAAAGGTAAGGTGGCCGGGTTCGTGTCCGTCGGGGCAAAGCGAAACGGCGGACAGGAAACCACAAACGTTCTCGGACTTCAGGTTTGCCTGTCCTTGGGAGCAAACCTGGTTGGAAACGGCCCGCCCACAAGTCAGTACGGTGGAACAGCCGTGGCGGGAAACCCGGGCGCCATTCTGGACGATAATTTCGGGCTTCAAACTTCTTATGGAACCGGCAGTAGGGTCGCAGTCCTGTCACAAATCCTCCCCATTCACGAGTTGCCTTCGTATAAACCCAGAGTCATGGTCCTTTACCCCAAGAGGCCGACGGTGGAAATTCAGGAGCGAATAGAGCATCTGGTTTCCGTAAACGCGGAGATAGATGCGGTGTTTTTAGAGGATTTCAAGCTGGGCAGATGTCTGGGTTGCATTGCGTGCCCGAATCCCACGCCCAATGAGTCTGTGTGTGTACAGACCGACGATATGGTCGAAATCCGAGAGCGGATGCTGAGAAGCGAGGGCATGTTAATAGTGGATGCGCCGGGTCGGCGGATCGATGGGGCAAAATACCAGATTTTCGTGGAAAGAACACGCTCCATGCGTAGAAACAACTTTGAACTCTCCAACTTACCTATTGGCTTGATCCAATTCTCTTCGGTCTTTTCAGGATCCCTCTTTTTTCTCAGAGGAACGAACTTTGCCTTGCGCCACAATGCAATCATGATTGGTCCCGGTTTCAGGGGCACTCCTCCGAATCACCGGTGCGATGACAACGACGAGCTGGCCGGATACATAGATCACTTTGTCGATCAAGTGATTCGGTATCGGCCCATGCGTTTAGACTGCTTAAGCAATTTACGCTACGAAGCGGTAGGTTACCTTTAA
- the csrA gene encoding carbon storage regulator CsrA, with translation MLVLTRKEGQTITIGDDIRITIMEIKSGQVKLGIDAPKSVSIYREEIYLKVRQENILAAKAGVPDLQRVTEAWLKRSPGKDDHES, from the coding sequence GTGCTCGTACTTACCCGGAAAGAGGGCCAGACGATCACCATTGGAGATGATATCCGCATCACGATCATGGAGATCAAAAGCGGACAGGTCAAACTGGGTATCGATGCACCCAAAAGCGTATCCATATATCGGGAAGAGATCTATCTGAAGGTAAGGCAAGAGAACATCCTAGCGGCCAAGGCCGGAGTTCCGGATTTGCAGCGAGTCACAGAGGCCTGGCTGAAGCGCAGCCCCGGAAAAGATGACCATGAAAGTTAG
- a CDS encoding glycosyltransferase: MRFALLRTSDDFIISELSRSIRLRNHDLKEIHLDTRKQEGDEWVLYDYKRVLKELIEFKPDAALSLNHRGLNDPLGRLARVLALLKIPTLSWHLDSPFWNLDPIRRTDNPYQTIFCFDQAYIQPLKEHLEASSVVYLPNATDPDLFRPAPEAKRDQQDVTFVGSLCLGSFRSLSRKTLDIGEGRLPQLIRFFEEAERKSWDPEEMVVEARKKLSGATESVDRDALCRLADEYRAYRYRAGMIAQVMDFDLTLYGDEDWLELVRPEQFGGRAQYYGDLPGIYGTSAINLNLSRPQVRTGLNQRFFDVPAAEGFLLTDFREDILDLFEEGEEIAVFRSGPELKDMVRRFLGDARRRRQMAGRARRKVLDRHTYVHRVDAISAYLQALRPLLAKMDFFFLQRFWGTDPGFVESCRLLGQVLFSMGDHRGGRFLYERLAEMGVGDGEIRVRLGALASSVGNTKESEEHIRKALELNRDDAAAHSVAAVNAQKQGKPALALRHFRRSIDLGNRDPNVLERAVSLRDQLQVPFPTDSRKPAIAILLESANQPFGGVRVLLEYAHRLAGKKYPVFLLAWQPQYSDWFELGAPVIGPERWDEVLNRVQVAVFSQHRLIGGIPVRDGLRRVFLAQHFFSDPNEETDSERTYRDGSMELIAVSSHVQRAVMERFGRSVRLVHSGIDRRVFHPTPDLRRPTDPLRMLYCYSSHPLKGGASGLETLKRVKSRFPEVRIALFGMGPRPEFDLEFLYYRNPEQDELARLYASSHIFLSTSKEEGFGLTGLEAMACASALVSTRNGGNEDYCWDGENALLCTYGDVSELSGAVERLLEDADLRSRLVECGLETAARFDWEDSVVRFEEMIVKGA; this comes from the coding sequence ATGAGATTTGCACTCCTGAGAACCTCGGACGACTTCATTATTTCCGAACTTTCCCGATCCATACGTTTGCGGAACCATGACCTGAAAGAGATCCACCTGGACACGCGAAAGCAGGAGGGCGACGAGTGGGTTCTGTACGACTACAAGCGCGTGCTGAAGGAACTGATCGAGTTCAAGCCCGATGCGGCTTTGTCCTTGAATCATCGAGGGCTGAACGATCCTTTGGGAAGGCTTGCCCGCGTATTGGCCCTCCTCAAGATCCCCACTCTATCCTGGCATCTGGACAGCCCGTTCTGGAATTTGGACCCTATCCGCCGTACGGACAACCCCTACCAGACGATCTTCTGCTTTGACCAGGCCTACATACAGCCATTGAAGGAGCATCTCGAGGCGTCCTCCGTGGTCTACCTGCCCAACGCCACGGACCCGGACCTTTTTCGCCCTGCGCCGGAAGCTAAACGAGACCAGCAGGACGTGACCTTCGTGGGTAGTCTGTGTTTGGGTTCATTTCGCTCCTTATCCCGCAAGACATTGGACATCGGGGAGGGCCGGCTTCCTCAACTGATCCGTTTTTTCGAGGAGGCTGAGCGGAAATCCTGGGATCCGGAAGAGATGGTCGTCGAGGCGCGAAAAAAGCTGAGCGGAGCTACGGAAAGTGTGGATCGGGACGCCTTGTGCCGCCTCGCTGACGAGTATCGGGCATACCGGTACCGGGCGGGCATGATCGCGCAGGTAATGGATTTCGACCTGACGTTGTATGGGGACGAGGACTGGCTCGAGTTGGTTCGGCCCGAACAATTCGGTGGAAGGGCGCAATATTACGGAGACCTGCCGGGCATCTACGGAACTTCGGCGATCAACTTGAATCTTTCCCGACCTCAGGTTCGAACCGGACTGAATCAGCGGTTTTTCGACGTACCGGCAGCGGAAGGTTTTCTCTTGACGGATTTCCGCGAAGACATCCTTGATTTGTTCGAGGAAGGCGAAGAAATCGCCGTCTTCCGTTCCGGGCCGGAATTGAAGGACATGGTTCGGAGGTTTCTTGGCGATGCTCGCCGGAGAAGGCAGATGGCCGGCCGCGCCCGACGGAAGGTATTGGACCGGCATACGTACGTGCATCGAGTGGACGCCATATCCGCTTATCTTCAAGCCCTTCGGCCGTTGTTGGCGAAAATGGACTTTTTTTTCCTGCAGCGCTTCTGGGGAACGGACCCGGGATTTGTCGAATCCTGTCGCCTTCTGGGGCAGGTTCTCTTTTCCATGGGAGATCACAGGGGTGGCCGGTTTTTGTACGAGCGGTTGGCCGAAATGGGAGTAGGCGACGGAGAAATCCGGGTGAGGCTGGGGGCGCTGGCCTCGAGTGTCGGGAATACGAAAGAAAGCGAGGAGCACATTCGGAAGGCGCTGGAACTGAACCGCGATGATGCTGCGGCCCATTCCGTTGCCGCGGTCAACGCCCAAAAACAGGGAAAACCGGCATTAGCTCTGCGTCATTTCCGGCGTTCCATCGATTTGGGAAACCGGGACCCCAATGTGCTGGAACGGGCTGTCTCGCTTCGAGACCAACTGCAGGTTCCGTTTCCAACGGACTCTCGAAAACCGGCCATAGCCATCCTCCTCGAGAGCGCCAACCAGCCGTTCGGGGGCGTACGAGTTCTGTTGGAATACGCCCATCGGTTGGCCGGAAAGAAGTACCCCGTATTCCTGCTTGCGTGGCAACCGCAATATTCGGACTGGTTCGAACTTGGGGCGCCCGTGATCGGACCCGAGCGGTGGGATGAAGTTCTGAACCGGGTCCAGGTGGCCGTGTTCAGCCAACACCGGCTGATCGGCGGGATACCCGTTCGCGATGGCCTCAGGCGAGTATTTCTGGCCCAGCATTTCTTCAGCGATCCAAACGAGGAAACGGATTCGGAACGGACCTACAGGGACGGATCCATGGAGCTGATCGCCGTATCGTCACATGTGCAAAGAGCCGTCATGGAGCGTTTCGGGAGGTCGGTGCGGCTCGTTCACAGCGGCATCGATCGCCGGGTTTTCCACCCGACACCGGATTTGAGGCGGCCGACGGATCCCCTTCGCATGCTGTACTGCTATTCCTCGCATCCTTTGAAAGGCGGAGCATCCGGATTGGAGACCCTGAAACGCGTGAAAAGCCGATTTCCGGAAGTGAGGATCGCGCTTTTCGGTATGGGGCCGCGGCCCGAGTTTGACCTCGAGTTTCTCTATTACCGCAACCCGGAGCAGGACGAACTGGCCCGGCTGTACGCGTCTTCCCACATCTTCCTTTCCACCTCCAAAGAGGAGGGGTTCGGGCTCACGGGACTCGAGGCCATGGCGTGCGCTTCGGCCCTGGTGAGCACGCGCAACGGAGGCAATGAAGACTACTGTTGGGACGGAGAAAACGCCCTTCTCTGTACCTACGGAGATGTTTCCGAATTGTCGGGAGCTGTCGAACGATTGCTCGAAGACGCGGACTTGCGTTCCCGGCTGGTCGAATGCGGGCTCGAAACCGCGGCCCGATTCGACTGGGAGGACAGCGTGGTTCGGTTCGAGGAGATGATAGTCAAGGGCGCATAA
- a CDS encoding LysM peptidoglycan-binding domain-containing protein — protein MVEYVVQKHDTITAIKERFNVTWKQIQRQNPHAVGKLGESGRWFLKEGAGLTFEDEASGTDAATFQDQLKLSSQRLVHTVCSGDTLWGLSKAYGVDVKAIADLNGLENPDLIQVGQSLSIPEIQSSKPEKDTETRQSLSSESTALKAGEENADSPDARSVEKECLDALARDSMPMPLYTGELSIPEYGPTDSISAENAVADGLTLNVVETNAAVASTAPGAPVEVGNEMLHRFQIRSVLIQFGFPSPPTD, from the coding sequence ATGGTCGAGTACGTTGTCCAGAAGCACGACACCATTACGGCCATTAAAGAGCGGTTTAACGTAACGTGGAAGCAAATTCAACGTCAGAATCCTCACGCCGTGGGGAAATTGGGGGAGTCGGGGCGCTGGTTTCTGAAAGAGGGGGCCGGACTGACATTTGAAGACGAGGCCTCCGGAACGGATGCGGCCACATTTCAGGACCAACTGAAACTCTCGAGTCAACGCCTGGTACATACAGTTTGCTCGGGTGATACGCTCTGGGGGTTATCCAAGGCTTACGGAGTGGATGTGAAGGCCATTGCGGATTTGAACGGCCTGGAGAATCCCGACCTGATTCAGGTAGGACAGAGCCTGTCTATTCCCGAAATCCAGAGCTCCAAGCCAGAAAAAGACACGGAAACCCGGCAATCGCTTTCTTCCGAGTCCACCGCCTTGAAAGCCGGTGAAGAAAACGCTGATTCGCCGGACGCCCGCTCCGTGGAAAAGGAATGTCTCGACGCCCTTGCCCGGGACAGTATGCCCATGCCGCTGTATACCGGCGAGCTGAGCATCCCGGAATATGGGCCGACAGACTCGATCTCCGCTGAAAACGCAGTGGCGGACGGTCTGACCCTGAACGTTGTTGAGACGAATGCGGCAGTAGCATCTACGGCGCCGGGTGCTCCTGTGGAGGTCGGAAACGAGATGCTCCACCGTTTTCAGATACGGTCGGTCCTGATTCAGTTCGGCTTTCCGTCGCCTCCCACCGATTAG
- a CDS encoding MerR family transcriptional regulator — MFTIKQVSEMTDTPPHTLRFWEKEFEGILTPMRTKGGQRRYGSEEISVIGRIKELKDQGISLDRIKRSLSSEGAGVGSSVSHVLEDLVDRLTEIIRTEIYESFRKLNGRPSEHIDRVPATADAERETDAGADSEASTPMPKADG, encoded by the coding sequence TTGTTCACCATAAAGCAGGTCAGCGAGATGACGGACACTCCTCCGCACACGCTACGATTTTGGGAGAAGGAATTCGAAGGAATTTTGACACCCATGCGAACCAAGGGAGGGCAACGGCGGTACGGCAGCGAAGAAATCTCGGTCATTGGAAGAATCAAGGAATTGAAGGATCAGGGAATTTCCTTGGATCGCATCAAGAGATCGCTATCCTCCGAGGGGGCCGGGGTGGGTTCCTCTGTCTCGCATGTCCTCGAGGATCTTGTCGATCGTTTGACGGAGATCATAAGGACCGAGATCTACGAGAGCTTCAGGAAGTTGAACGGAAGACCGAGCGAACATATCGATCGGGTTCCCGCGACGGCCGACGCGGAACGAGAGACGGATGCCGGGGCCGACTCGGAAGCCTCGACCCCGATGCCGAAGGCCGATGGATAA
- a CDS encoding tetratricopeptide repeat protein — MTYDHQIDRAEELFNRGHVDEAGEIFKLLIQLDPDNVRALNNYGVVLFRQGDLKRAEEFFLQAVARTRDHQGAIANLADVYRASGRHEEADRILRENYDAFSDVLRPSLQGKPCEHTPSGASPNVFGSSEPAHTDSESRLGLIQDACVEKESVAMRQDSEKPVLNLDEEDGERRPEPAAPPVEKPGGPHQEWSATSKDTGARFVRDHCGSVTVDEDVSRKTEDKILTERLDILSDKKILHAPFEIAGNMARICRFLRRYGLDATDVNYHDTWLKYECSVNLKVNELPEKEQFRVIDSFAREAIEKYDIFHFHFGRSLYPDYRDLEILKSKGKKILFSFWGSEQRGPEWILYHQARFLGHKPPKPYYLTLEHYRLHKLINRYADVMFGLTCIPRGLFLGGLIDMAEWDPPEKIRIAGQFPVKKDPDKTYFLHAATTNWKKGSYVINRLIEECKAEGMPIEILTVSGLPPQEAKRIYAHADYALEQVAVGGFGLFGLEMMSWEIPILVYQSDLMDRLRGYPPVLRITKQNFKSQVEAAIRMKRNGGREKIARESRKWVAERADMSLWIEKYIEVYANLSASKPVKQFINLSWYEQEHLLQSGSKSDFYRYMIEHDVFKELGMDVPKYDRRIYN; from the coding sequence ATGACGTACGACCATCAGATTGATCGGGCTGAAGAGCTTTTCAACAGAGGCCATGTGGATGAAGCCGGAGAGATTTTCAAACTCCTGATTCAGCTCGACCCGGACAATGTCAGGGCATTGAACAATTACGGAGTCGTGCTCTTCCGGCAAGGAGACCTCAAAAGAGCGGAAGAATTCTTTCTGCAGGCCGTTGCCCGGACCAGGGATCACCAGGGCGCCATTGCGAATCTTGCGGATGTGTATCGCGCCTCCGGCCGCCATGAGGAGGCGGATCGAATTCTGAGAGAAAATTATGATGCCTTTTCTGACGTACTCAGGCCATCCCTACAGGGTAAGCCCTGTGAGCATACTCCTTCCGGCGCTTCGCCGAACGTGTTTGGAAGTTCCGAGCCGGCTCATACGGATTCGGAGTCTCGGTTAGGGTTGATCCAGGACGCATGTGTTGAAAAAGAGAGCGTGGCGATGCGTCAAGATAGCGAAAAGCCGGTTTTAAACTTGGATGAAGAAGACGGCGAGAGGAGACCAGAGCCGGCAGCGCCTCCTGTCGAAAAACCGGGAGGGCCTCACCAAGAGTGGTCGGCTACCTCCAAAGATACCGGCGCACGTTTCGTACGGGACCATTGCGGGTCTGTCACCGTCGACGAGGATGTCTCCAGAAAAACCGAAGATAAGATTCTGACCGAGCGTCTCGATATTCTATCGGACAAAAAGATATTGCATGCGCCTTTTGAAATTGCGGGCAATATGGCGCGCATCTGCCGTTTTCTTCGCCGATACGGACTGGACGCCACGGATGTCAACTATCACGATACGTGGCTGAAGTACGAATGTTCCGTGAATTTGAAGGTGAACGAACTACCGGAGAAAGAGCAATTTCGTGTAATAGACAGTTTTGCCAGAGAGGCGATAGAAAAGTACGACATTTTTCATTTCCATTTCGGTCGATCCCTTTATCCGGATTACAGAGACCTGGAGATACTGAAATCGAAAGGAAAGAAGATTCTTTTCTCGTTCTGGGGAAGTGAGCAGCGTGGACCGGAATGGATTCTGTATCACCAGGCCCGATTTCTGGGGCACAAGCCGCCAAAGCCGTACTACCTCACATTGGAGCACTATCGACTGCACAAGCTGATTAACCGGTACGCGGACGTGATGTTCGGACTGACGTGTATCCCCCGAGGCCTCTTTCTAGGCGGACTGATCGACATGGCGGAGTGGGATCCGCCTGAGAAAATAAGGATAGCGGGGCAATTTCCCGTGAAGAAAGACCCTGATAAAACGTACTTCCTCCACGCGGCCACGACGAACTGGAAGAAAGGATCCTATGTAATCAATCGGCTTATCGAAGAATGCAAGGCAGAGGGAATGCCGATTGAAATACTGACTGTGAGTGGTTTGCCGCCCCAAGAAGCCAAGCGGATTTACGCCCACGCCGACTATGCCCTCGAACAGGTTGCCGTGGGCGGCTTCGGCTTGTTCGGCCTGGAAATGATGAGCTGGGAGATACCGATTCTGGTTTACCAGAGCGACCTGATGGATCGCCTGCGCGGCTATCCACCCGTGCTCCGGATTACGAAGCAGAACTTCAAGAGCCAAGTGGAAGCGGCTATTCGGATGAAAAGAAACGGGGGTAGAGAAAAGATCGCCCGAGAAAGCCGCAAGTGGGTTGCAGAACGGGCAGATATGTCGCTTTGGATCGAGAAATACATCGAGGTTTATGCAAACCTGTCCGCCTCCAAGCCGGTGAAACAGTTTATCAATTTGAGCTGGTATGAGCAGGAACATCTACTACAAAGTGGATCTAAATCCGACTTCTATCGATACATGATAGAACATGATGTTTTCAAAGAGCTTGGTATGGATGTGCCCAAGTACGACAGAAGAATATATAATTGA
- a CDS encoding diguanylate cyclase encodes MDSENLRDDLPEKDRGILKSAVSLIPGETLVSDAARNHMSELKRELNQDRPYLKTVEHLVSDLRESVFQQEVQKEPPEKTTGGFGLSIEEVENRYLELMAELLIQVCGQFALYWPGELRNKAGGVATQIRQKFDQDVYYKYLENIFSLFASLREHVDIENRSRNELIKSITFQLLKFEEEFLSSVGGADEAERAQGEQAFQERMREDIVQIETAFRLNLDLNHIQQRVMQKINDIRAALTEKRKTEDDRSRKMAVRMEKLQKKLEATKEKFQRVKAQSKKAEEEAKLFKLRSMVDPLTKAFNRGAIDKMLETLMAQDNASAVMMIFDIDHFKRINDTHGHKTGDRVLQKVVEIARSSIRKDDFLGRLGGDEFLILFKDMPEEKARKLGREIVAAVGSKPFKLHKDADTYVEVSLSLGLASLKAADTAASFFERADQALYRAKTGGRNRMVAEDDR; translated from the coding sequence ATGGATTCTGAAAATTTGAGAGACGATCTTCCGGAAAAGGATCGCGGAATCCTTAAAAGCGCGGTGTCTCTGATTCCGGGAGAAACCTTGGTGAGTGACGCTGCGCGAAATCACATGAGCGAGCTTAAACGGGAACTGAATCAGGACCGACCGTATCTGAAAACGGTGGAGCATCTCGTTTCCGACCTGCGGGAAAGCGTGTTTCAGCAGGAGGTGCAGAAAGAGCCCCCTGAAAAAACGACGGGAGGATTCGGTCTTTCGATCGAGGAGGTTGAAAACAGATATCTGGAACTCATGGCCGAGTTGCTGATACAGGTCTGCGGCCAATTCGCTCTGTATTGGCCGGGTGAACTCAGGAACAAGGCCGGCGGAGTGGCGACACAGATCAGGCAAAAGTTTGATCAGGACGTCTACTACAAGTATCTAGAGAACATTTTTTCTCTTTTTGCGTCGTTGCGCGAGCACGTCGATATCGAAAATCGCTCTCGAAATGAATTGATAAAGAGCATTACGTTCCAGCTCCTGAAGTTCGAGGAGGAATTCCTGAGCAGTGTCGGCGGCGCGGATGAAGCCGAACGGGCCCAGGGGGAACAAGCTTTTCAGGAACGTATGCGAGAGGACATCGTCCAGATCGAAACCGCTTTTCGCCTCAATCTGGACCTCAACCATATCCAGCAACGGGTCATGCAGAAAATAAACGACATCAGGGCGGCCCTTACCGAGAAGAGGAAAACGGAAGACGATCGATCCCGGAAGATGGCAGTGAGGATGGAAAAACTGCAGAAGAAACTGGAGGCGACCAAAGAAAAATTTCAGCGAGTAAAGGCGCAATCCAAGAAGGCTGAGGAAGAAGCCAAGCTGTTTAAACTTCGCTCCATGGTGGATCCCCTGACAAAAGCGTTCAACCGCGGAGCGATTGACAAAATGCTCGAAACGTTGATGGCTCAGGACAACGCATCGGCCGTCATGATGATATTTGACATAGATCACTTCAAACGCATCAACGATACCCACGGGCACAAGACCGGCGATCGAGTACTGCAAAAGGTGGTTGAGATTGCCCGTTCCAGCATACGGAAAGATGACTTTCTCGGCCGGCTGGGAGGGGACGAGTTCCTCATTCTGTTTAAAGATATGCCTGAAGAGAAGGCCCGGAAGTTGGGTCGCGAGATTGTCGCCGCGGTGGGGTCGAAGCCTTTCAAGCTTCACAAAGACGCGGACACCTACGTGGAAGTGTCGCTGAGCCTGGGGTTGGCTTCTTTGAAAGCCGCCGATACCGCTGCATCGTTTTTCGAGCGAGCCGATCAGGCGTTGTATAGAGCCAAAACAGGAGGCAGGAACAGAATGGTGGCGGAAGATGACCGGTAG
- a CDS encoding radical SAM protein, with product MGRDVLILVPQGWYIDECCVNPAEKQAPTAALVMSAYLRKLGHRPTVHIYGDDLNLSFPKVPDALMVYTPWNGFRQWSAPVFQAFKRQFPNSTTILVMYESLVDFELEAMVECPDIDYAVLPNEKEISAGVILDHGAPRCTDGFGEQSGIAFRDLDGVPRSGGKRPFCDDLSHLPYFGPDLALFLKQYPEGSFNKVGVLIQRGCAGDCIFCPLRHTQSRYRDPDTVLDEFLLIQRLLGYEATGTTILESFREPAFLESFSSLILSKGVKIGWGTGARAEFVNDIGLLKNLKATGLTSLYFGIECATEETRRRIAKPIEDDHIRNALEITKEADLNFILAYIIGFPWEDGAYHEELRHQVTRLGSDTHCKRVSLSKLIPYSGLPVEKLLIQEGILERRNRFSDWQDRNKNTIVSKTNYLDTGQLQEAARKLSSRVNEMERHRAANRS from the coding sequence ATGGGACGTGACGTTCTGATCCTTGTTCCCCAAGGCTGGTATATAGATGAATGCTGCGTGAATCCGGCCGAGAAGCAGGCTCCCACGGCGGCTCTGGTCATGTCCGCCTATCTGCGAAAACTCGGCCATCGTCCAACCGTACACATCTATGGGGACGATTTGAATCTCTCTTTTCCAAAGGTTCCGGACGCCCTGATGGTCTACACGCCCTGGAACGGTTTCAGGCAATGGTCCGCTCCGGTCTTTCAAGCTTTCAAAAGACAGTTCCCGAATTCGACAACTATTCTCGTCATGTACGAATCATTGGTCGACTTTGAACTCGAGGCCATGGTCGAGTGTCCGGACATCGATTATGCAGTGTTGCCGAATGAAAAGGAGATTTCGGCAGGCGTTATCCTCGATCATGGAGCCCCTCGCTGCACCGATGGTTTTGGGGAGCAATCGGGAATCGCGTTCCGTGATCTGGATGGAGTTCCCAGGTCCGGAGGAAAGCGGCCGTTTTGCGACGACCTGTCTCATTTACCTTATTTCGGACCGGATTTGGCTTTGTTTCTCAAACAGTACCCCGAGGGCAGTTTCAACAAAGTAGGCGTCCTGATCCAAAGGGGATGTGCGGGAGACTGTATCTTCTGTCCCTTGAGGCATACGCAATCGAGGTATCGGGACCCGGACACCGTGCTCGACGAGTTCCTATTGATTCAGCGGCTTCTGGGCTATGAAGCGACCGGAACGACGATTCTCGAGTCCTTCAGAGAACCGGCTTTTCTCGAATCCTTTTCCTCTTTGATTCTATCCAAGGGAGTCAAAATCGGTTGGGGCACGGGAGCCAGGGCGGAATTTGTCAATGACATCGGATTGTTGAAAAACCTTAAGGCAACGGGCCTTACCTCACTATATTTCGGTATCGAGTGCGCCACCGAGGAAACACGCAGAAGAATCGCGAAACCCATCGAAGACGATCACATCCGCAACGCATTGGAAATCACGAAAGAAGCGGATCTGAATTTCATTCTCGCCTACATCATAGGTTTCCCCTGGGAAGACGGCGCATACCATGAAGAGCTGAGACATCAGGTGACCCGGCTTGGATCCGATACACACTGCAAGAGGGTGTCCCTCAGCAAACTCATACCCTATTCCGGTCTGCCGGTGGAGAAGCTGCTCATTCAGGAAGGCATCCTGGAAAGAAGGAATAGGTTTTCCGACTGGCAGGATCGGAACAAGAATACGATCGTCAGCAAGACGAACTATCTCGATACGGGTCAGCTGCAGGAAGCGGCGCGAAAGCTCAGTTCCAGGGTTAATGAGATGGAAAGACACAGAGCGGCAAATAGATCGTAG
- a CDS encoding flagellar assembly protein FliW, whose translation MKVSTTRFGDLDVEETAIMSVKEGILGFSGFERYFFLESDKSSPFKWLQSAEDPELAFVVVDPRSIEPDYRIALEPEDAAAISIENVEDCVVYCIVTVGQDPSRITANLAGPILINTKINVAKQLVLTDSDYSTRHRFLG comes from the coding sequence ATGAAAGTTAGCACGACCCGTTTTGGTGACCTAGACGTCGAAGAGACGGCCATAATGTCGGTGAAAGAGGGCATTCTCGGATTTTCCGGTTTTGAGCGGTATTTCTTTCTCGAATCGGACAAATCGAGTCCGTTTAAGTGGCTCCAGTCCGCTGAAGACCCGGAATTGGCCTTTGTGGTCGTTGATCCACGGTCCATAGAACCGGATTACAGGATCGCTTTGGAGCCGGAAGACGCCGCGGCGATTTCTATCGAAAACGTGGAGGATTGTGTGGTGTACTGTATTGTCACCGTGGGGCAGGATCCTTCCCGGATTACAGCGAATCTCGCGGGTCCCATACTGATCAACACGAAAATCAACGTGGCAAAACAGCTGGTTTTGACGGATTCGGATTATTCGACCCGTCACAGATTCCTGGGATAG